The Lycium barbarum isolate Lr01 chromosome 12, ASM1917538v2, whole genome shotgun sequence genome includes a region encoding these proteins:
- the LOC132623975 gene encoding nucleolin 1-like isoform X2, whose translation MRILLKQWYLLRKWLLPRMVFAAKKEDESSDDDDTSSEEDDPAAKKPPTNGSAKKDESSDDSSSDDDSSSEEDDPAAKKPPTTNGSAKKDNSSSDDDSSSEDDAVVKKAAPTAAPKKTPASASKKEDSSDDSSDDSSSDDDEPPSKAVAQPKKAPQAVKKASDSSEESDDSNDDSDSDAD comes from the exons ATGAGAAT CCTACTAAAGCAGTGGTACCTCCTAAGAAAGTGGCTCCTGCCAAGAATGGTGTTTGCTGCTAAGAAGGAAGATGAAtctagtgatgatgatgataccaGCTCAGAGGAAGATGATCCTGCAGCCAAGAAACCTCCTACTAATGGCTCTGCTAAGAAGGACGAGTCAAGTGACGATTCTAGTTCAGATGATGATAGCAGCTCGGAGGAAGATGATCCTGCAGCCAAGAAACCTCCTACTACTAATGGCTCTGCTAAGAAGGACAATTCTAGTTCAGATGATGATAGCAGCTCGGAGGATGATGCTGTTGTTAAGAAGGCAGCCCCTACTGCTGCTCCTAAGAAGACCCCTGCTTCTGCCTCTAAAAAAGAAGATTCTAGCGATGATTCCAGCGATGACTCCAGTTCAGATGATGAT GAACCTCCCTCTAAGGCAGTTGCTCAACCTAAAAAAGCTCCACAAGCCGTGAAGAAGGCTAGCGACAGCTCTGAAGAATCTGATGATTCCAATGATGATTCTGATTCTGATGCAGACTAG
- the LOC132623975 gene encoding nucleolin 1-like isoform X1 produces the protein MNLILIQTRGRLRLCPAVTALALMKKSLLKQWYLLRKWLLPRMVFAAKKEDESSDDDDTSSEEDDPAAKKPPTNGSAKKDESSDDSSSDDDSSSEEDDPAAKKPPTTNGSAKKDNSSSDDDSSSEDDAVVKKAAPTAAPKKTPASASKKEDSSDDSSDDSSSDDDEPPSKAVAQPKKAPQAVKKASDSSEESDDSNDDSDSDAD, from the exons ATGAATCTGATTCTGATACAGACAAG GGGAAGGCTAAGGTTGTGTCCAGCAGTGACAGCTCTAGCTCTGATGAAGAAGAG CCTACTAAAGCAGTGGTACCTCCTAAGAAAGTGGCTCCTGCCAAGAATGGTGTTTGCTGCTAAGAAGGAAGATGAAtctagtgatgatgatgataccaGCTCAGAGGAAGATGATCCTGCAGCCAAGAAACCTCCTACTAATGGCTCTGCTAAGAAGGACGAGTCAAGTGACGATTCTAGTTCAGATGATGATAGCAGCTCGGAGGAAGATGATCCTGCAGCCAAGAAACCTCCTACTACTAATGGCTCTGCTAAGAAGGACAATTCTAGTTCAGATGATGATAGCAGCTCGGAGGATGATGCTGTTGTTAAGAAGGCAGCCCCTACTGCTGCTCCTAAGAAGACCCCTGCTTCTGCCTCTAAAAAAGAAGATTCTAGCGATGATTCCAGCGATGACTCCAGTTCAGATGATGAT GAACCTCCCTCTAAGGCAGTTGCTCAACCTAAAAAAGCTCCACAAGCCGTGAAGAAGGCTAGCGACAGCTCTGAAGAATCTGATGATTCCAATGATGATTCTGATTCTGATGCAGACTAG